In Nicotiana tabacum cultivar K326 chromosome 11, ASM71507v2, whole genome shotgun sequence, a single window of DNA contains:
- the LOC142165959 gene encoding uncharacterized protein LOC142165959: protein MPLNNILEVEIFDVWGINFMGPFPSSRGSRYILPAVDYMSKWVEAIALPTNDAMVIAAFVKKNIFSRFETPRALINDEEKTVSVNRKDWAAKLDDALWAYRTTYKTLIGESPYKLIFGKACHLPVKLEHKAYWAIKKLNMDLEATSEKRLLQLNELDEFRLHSYENVKLYKEKTKRWHDKRIKPCHFEPGQQVLLFNSRLKLFPGKLKSRWSSPFEVVRVTFYGAVEPHALNGERNFLVNGHRVKHYWGGIIDREKTKIVLADE, encoded by the exons ATGCCTTTGAATAACATCCTGGAGGTTgagatttttgatgtgtgggggataaattttatgggaccattcccatcgTCCAGAGGAAGCAGATACATTTTGCCAGCAGTTGACTACAtgtcaaaatgggtagaggcgatTGCATTACCAACAAATGATGCCATGGTGATAGCTGCGTTTGTGAAGAAAAACATATTTTCGAGGTTTGAGACTCCACGTGCTTTGATAAATGATGAAG agAAGACGGTGAGTGTGAATAGGAAGGATTGGGCTGCAAAGTTAGATGATGCCTTGTGGGCATATAGAACTACATACAAAACACTAATTGGGGAATCGCCTTATAAGCTTATTTTTGGAAAGGCATGTCACTTGCCTGTTAaacttgaacacaaagcataCTGGGCCATTAAAAAGTTGAATATGGACCTTGAAGCCACAAGTGAGAAAAGACTCTTACaattgaatgaattggatgaattCAGGTTGCACTCTTATGAAAATGTTAAGCTATATAAAGAGAAGACTAAAAGATGGCATGACAAGCGTATCAAGCCATGTCACTTCGAGCCAGGACAACAGGTATTATTGTTCAATTCTAGGCTCAAGTTGTTTCCTGGGAAGTTAAAGTCGAGATGGTCAAGCCCTTTTGAGGTGGTAAGAGTCACTTTTTATGGTGCTGTTGAGCCACACGCGTTAAATGGTGAAAGAAATTTTTTAGTGAATGGACACAGGGTAAAGCACTATTGGGGAGGAATAATTGATCGTGAGAAGACCAAAATTGTACTCGCTGATGAGTAA